A segment of the Pan paniscus chromosome 9, NHGRI_mPanPan1-v2.0_pri, whole genome shotgun sequence genome:
TGCCGGTTCGCGCCGAGGGGTCTTCCCGGGCGCGGGCGCTACCCTCGCGCCTCACTCGCGCTGCTTCAGACGTCTGCTTCGCTCTGCCCAGTTTCGGCCCAGGAGGGGTTGCTGTCGCAGCTGCCGTCGCCGCTGTCACCACTGCCTTGCGCGCTTCTCCGCTCTGGGGGCCGAAGGACGCAGGGCTTTGACGTCCCGAGCCCTGCGCCCCACCCCGTGCGCTTTTACGTCACCTTTCGCCGGTTCAACACCCGGTCCCCGATCTGCGCATGCGCTCTCCCGAGGCCTGCGTTTGTTCCCATGGCAACAGGCCCCTCATGGATGCCGCCACGTACCGTTCTTCCTGCGGCTTGGCTCGTCCTCAGGTCTAAGGGCGACCTTAAAGACCCCTTTACCCGCACCCCCAAGGCCCCGCGCTGCTGCCTCAGTTAGTGACAGTGGCCGTAGGGCAAACCTTCGGGATTACTTGCGTGCCGGGCCCCGGACCAAACTGGTCAAGAGCACCGACTGGAGCCAaccgcctgggttcaaatctcagcaccACCCCCACTAGCGATTTCCCCCAGGCAAGTTTCTCACCTCagtatgcctcagtttccccatccgtaaaatggggaaaatgacgATCTCATTGGgttgtgtggattaaatgaatAGTCATAAAGTGCTTGTTGTTTCATTCTCCGCCTTCCTGTCCCACAGGGCCCCCATACCTTTCCACTCCACCACTCAGACCCCTCCCCTCAAGTCTCACTCCCCACAGAGTTAGACCTCAGACCCTCCTCCACTCCCTAACCCTTTCTCCCAGGCTCCTTCTCCAAACTCAAACTTCTCTGGCCTTGTGTATCTTCATGCTCCCAGCTTTGTAGATCTTCATCTCTAggacagtcattcattcattcattcattcattcatccaacaagcaTGTtctggctgagcgcggtggctcacgcctgtaatcccagcactttgggaggccgaggcgggcggatcacaaggtcaggagttcgagactagcctggccaacatggtgaaacccccatctctactaaaaatacaaaaattagctgggtgtggtggcaggcgcctgtaatcccagctacttgggaggctgaggcaggagaatcgtttgaacagaggttgcagtgagccgagatagtgccattgcactccagcctgagcgacagggcaagactcggtctcaaacccccccctcccaaaaaaacacacaaaaaccatGTTCTGACTCCCTCCTCCGTCCCATGCCTTGTGCTGAACGCCGAGGTTACAGAAATGAACAGGCCATGGCCTCTGTACTCAAGGAGGCCTTATACTCTGAGACAGGGAAGCAACGTCTTCTTTACATTGCAGTAAGTCAGTGGCCACAAGGGATAACGGGACAGGGTGCATTGGAACTTAGAGGAAGGGCCTGCCGGGTGGCATCACAGAAATCTCTACAGACTAGGTGGCATTTGAGTAGGTGGGGGTGGAAGCGGAGACCGAGGGGACACTCCAGGTAGAGGGACTGGCATGTGCAAAATCTTGGGAAATGGGAGAGCACAACATGTGTTTGAgaaccagcctttttttttttttcctttttttttctgctggagAGTTCactgggaagtggaggtggagCCGTGGAAATAACCACAGGGTCAGGAAGGGGACCTTAGGTGACGTGGATGTAAGGAAGCTGAGTTGACCACGGAGTCCAGTGCTTCCCTAACTCCAGCCATTAGGAAAACTCCATCAGTTTTGCCATCTATTTAACATTTCCTTGTAATTAATTCACTTTTACAAAATCTTAAATAGGAAAAGGCATAATGTCCATTTAATCATGTGCTCAGTATTTATAGTTTTCTAATACATATTCAGACTCAACTactgttaaaaagaaaaggtGTTGATCAGGTCACCCAAGGTCTTCTGCTCCTACCGGTGGCACTGAGGGTGCGCTTCAGAGAAATCTACTGTGGATAGTAGGTGAAGAGGAGCCACTGAGGGTTATACCTCCTTTGGAAACCACCAAGCCCCAACTCCTTCTGTTACAGGAAAGGGATCTGGATCCATATCCCAccagagggttcttggatcttgcacaagaaataATTTAGggtgagtccacagagtaaagtgaaagcaagtttttaagaaagtaaaggaataaaagaatggctacggacagagcagccccaagggctacTGGTTGCTCATTTttctggttatttcttgatgatatactaaacaaggggtggattattcatgcctcccctttttagaccatatagggtaactgcctgacattgccatggcatcagtttacagatgggagtgtagcagtgaggacaaccagaggtcactctcatcaccatcttggttttggtgggttttagctggcctctttactgcaacctgttttatcagcagggtatttatgacctgtgtcttgtgctgacctccgatctcatcctgtgacttagaatgccttaaccatctgggaatgcagcccagtaggtctcagcctcattttacccagctcctattcaagatggagttgctctggttcaaacgcctctgacactTCCACACCTTAGACCTTCCTACTTTCTCCACTGCCCATTCTATtagttactgcagccttgacctcctgggctcaaacaatcctcttgcctcagcctctcaaagtgctgggattacaggcaatagCCACTGGCCTAATtccacaaacaaaataaaataccatagactgggtggcttaaacaactaaaatttattttctcatggttctggaggctgcaagttTGAGATCAGGATGCTAGCacggttggtttctggtgagggctcccttCCTGGCTTGTAAATAGCCACCTTCTGGCCACGTCTTCATATGTGCTCCTTGGtgcagagagaaagaacaagctttctggtgtctcttcttataagtacGTTAATCCTGGAAGCTGGGCAGGGAGGTGCaaggctgtaatctcagctacttgggagctcaCATGGAAGACTtgattgagcccagaagtttgagtccagcctgggcaacacagtgagacccgacatctaaaaaacaaaagaagggccaggctcagtggctcactcctgtaatcccagcacactgggaagctgaggcgggagcactgcttcagcccaggagttcaagaccagcctgggcaacatagtgagactctgtctctacaaaaagtagcctggcatggtggcatgtgcctttggtcccagctacttgggaggctgaggtgggaggattgcttgagcccaggaggttgaggctgcagtgagccgtgagcatgcaactgcactccagcctgggcaacagagcaagaccctgtcttaaaaaaataaaaaagtaaaaaaacaaaaaaggacactAGTCCTATCAAATCAGAGCCCTACCCTTAtggcctcatttaaccttaattacttccttagcgGTCCATCTCCAAACACAGCCACACTGGGAGTtaggcttcagcatatgaattttggagagacacaaacatttagtccataacaCCCATGTTTGGGGGAAGGGGTTTGCTTGGGAGGTGCCTGAGGGGTTGAACcttgaattcattcatttatatttatttatttatttttgagacagggtcttaccctgtcacccaggcttgagcgcagtggtgcaaacatggctcactgcagtcttgacctcctgagctcaagcagtcctcctgcctcagcctcccaaagtgctgggattacaggcaggagccactggcTTGGCCCTACAGCAGGTTCAGATGTCCCTCCTCCTTGGAGCAGTGGGCTATGGCAGGAGGGGCACAGAGTTCCGTGAGGGAGGTGGGTGGTGACAACTGTGGCCTATCTTAGAGAGAGGACTCCGTCTACCTTGGGGGAAGATAGCACAGCTTCCTTGGTACAACGCTTTAGGGGCTCCCCTCTGGTCTCAGCCCTCAGACCCACAGCTCATCCCCTGGATTTTGGAGCCTTTAACCATTGCTAAATTCAGCCCATAGATGGGCTCTCGTTGGCTTGCCCAGTGAATTAAAACTTCATCTTAGTGAGCAGCATTGTATTTCTGTACAATCCTTTCAACtttgcgcggtggctcacgcatgtaatcctagcactttgggaggctgaggcgggcagatcacgaggtcaggagatcgagaccatcctggctaacatggtgaaaccccgtctctactaaaaatacaaaaatattagccaggcatggtgacacgtgcccatagtcccagctacttgggaggctgaggcaggagaatctcttgaatctgggaggcggagcttgcagtgagctgagattgtgccattgcactccagcctgggtgacacagtgagactctgtctcaaaaaaaaaaaaaaaatgaatggatgaacaagaTGATACTACTACATTcttgttagaatggctaaaatccaaaacctgaCAACGTCAGTtgctggcaagggtgtggagCAGCAGCGACTCGCATTTACTGTTGGTAGGGATGTAgaatggtacagccattttggaagatGGTTTGGTGGCTTCTTCCAAAACTAAACATAGACTTACTCTGTGATCCAGCAGTTGTGTTCCTGGGTGTTGACCCAACTGATTTGAAAATGTATGAGCACACAAAAACACGtgcatgtgaatatttatagcagttttataaTCTCCAAAACTGGAAGCAACGAGATGCCCTTTAATAGGTgaatgtgctgggcatggtggctcacgcctggaatcccagtactttgggaggtcgaggcaggtggatcacctaaggtcaggagttcaagaccagcctgaccaacatggagaagccccttctgtactaaaaatacaaaaattagccagccatgatggcggttgcctgtaatcccagctactggggaggctgaggcaggagaatcacttgaacccgggaggcagaggttgcagtcagctgagatcacgccattgcactccagcccgggtgacaaagtgagacgccatctcaaaaaaaaaaaagtaggtgaatggttaaacaaactgacatatccatacaatggaatattattgggCAATGAAGGAAATTGCCTATCTAGCCATGAAAAGACATCAATAAATCTTAAatgcattttgctaagtgaaagaagccagtctgaaaaagccacatactgtatgattccaattctgtgacattctggaaaagggaaaactaTACAGAAGTTGAACTGTGATTGCTGGGGCCTGGGGTAGAGGGAGTGAAACTGAATAGGTGAGGCACAGGGGAGTGAAACTCTTCTGTATGAggaaactttttgtttttgtttttgtttttttttgagacggagtctcactctgtcacccaggcaggagtgcagtggcacaatctcagctcactgcaacttctgccactcgggttcaagcgattctcctgcctccgcctccccagtagctggaactacaactgcacgccaccatgcccagctaatttttgtatttttaatagagatggggtttcaccatgttggccaggctggtctcgaactcctgacctcaggtgattcacccaccttggccttccaaagtgctgggattacaggcatgagccaacactcCTGACCaactttctgtgtttttattttttattttttattcagggtcttgctctttgcccaggctggagtgcggtagtgtgatcatggctcactgctgcatccaactcctgggatcatgccatcctccttccttggcctcccaaagtagattacaggcgtgagccacggtgcccggctgAGTAAACTTTAATGTatgcaaatgtaaaaaaattcaTCTTGGAGGTCAGCGgatcccaggatggaatgcagaatGCAACCAAAGAAACTAGCTATATTACAAATGTGTGCAACAACCTCACTGTAGGGGCTGGGGGAATAAGGTGCTGACCTAGAAATGAGGGAGTCTGTAAGACTAAAGGCAAAAGGAACTGCACATAAGCACCGCACTCGTTGAGAAAGTTGTGCCCCACAGGAATATGGGTTAACAGTTCCAAAATCACTCCACATGTAGCGGAACTGAACAATTAAGTAAACAGAGGATGGATGATGGGGGTCACTGTTGGAATGAGAAGTTACAGATAAGCAAGTGGGGTggctagaatgatccatgtggtaaTGGGCTGGAGTTGGAAGCATCAGGATGAACTCATGTACAGCTTAATAGAGATTCAGTTGCTTACATACAGGAATATTTATAAATGTCTGTATACACAGAatagcatgcacacacacgtatctCCTCATGTTATCAGCAGAGAAGGCCTGGAAACAATTTCCCCTCCCTGCCACACCCACTAGCAACaagcacccagatcttggtttcttttccttttcttttcttttttcttttttcttttttttttgagatgaagtctctctctgtcacccaggctggaatgcagtggtgggatttcagcttactgcaacctctgcccccgggttcaagccattctcctgctctgGGGCGGGGCATGgtgcctcctgcatagctgggattataggcacccgccaccacgccgggattctttttgtatttttagtagaggtgggatttcaccacgttggtcaggctggtcttgaactcctgacctcaaatgatttgcctgccttggcctcccaaagtcctgggattacaggtgtgagccactgtgcccgggcccTGCccccacttttttgtttttttagagagacagggctttgctctgttgcccaggctgcagtgtgatGAACTGGGTGCTATCCtagttcactgaagccttgaacacCCAGGgacaagtgatcttcccacttcagccttccaagtagctggaactacaggcgcacactaccacacctggctaatttttaaaatttttttgtagagatggggtctcactatgttgcccaggctggtcttgaactcctggactcaagtgatcctcccaccttggcgtcTCAAAGTAtaggaattacaggcattaggCACCATGCCCCGCCCCAGATCTTGGTgtctaataccattctccaataaaatgaaccagggctctttggagaaatgactgattgtaggactggggcaggaaatatacaagatgatcCTGGAGCAGCTTGTAGTGCCAAAGCATAAAAAgtgctaaaaataaacaaacatacacaatgatggggacacaaagccaattGAAAGACTCCCTATGgatgatctatctatctatctatctatcaatcatcaaTCATCTACCGAGATATCctattgttctgtttctctggagaaccctgactgatatatAGGGGAATCTGGGCGTGGGGTATTGGGAAACCCCCTGTGCTATCTTCACAGTCATTCTGTAAACCTAcaggtcttttgtttgtttgtttgtttatttattttgagatggagtctcactctgttgcccaggctggagttcagtgacacaatcttggctcactgaaacctctgtgtcccgagttcaagcaattctcctgtctcagtctcccgagtagctgagattacaggagcctgtcaccacgcctggctaatgtttgtatttttggtggagtcggggtttcaccatattggccaggctgatctcgaactcctgacttcaggtgatccacccgcctcggcctcccaaagtgctgggattacagccatgagccactgcacccggcctaaatcaGAAGATCTTATAGCTTGGGGCTGCTCTGGCAAGAGTCGGAGGAGTTGGGCAGCAGGTGCCCCCTGTAGCGGGGGCAGGGGTTTTAGACTCGCCATAGTTTCAACCCTGCCTACTGGGTTCCTTCCAGTTCCTTCCCCAGcctactgcagcctcgatctcacAGGCTTAAGGGATCCCCTGCTCCAGTTGCTATCTGTTGGGAAGTGTGTGTGAGATTTGGGGGAGCTGGGAGCACTTCTTTTGCCAGCAGACACACTGCCCTGATTCAGACCACCCCACAGCCACTCCCAGTTCTCTAGCCGCAGAGCCTGCCAGGCTGAGGCCTGGGGAGGTGGTGGGAGGCTGACCCTGAGTAGGGTTCTGATTTCCCTTTTCCTCATGGCCATCACTACCCCTCAGCCCCTGCAGCAGGGACAGGCATCTTCTCAGGCAGCAATACCATCTGTACCAGCCGTGAGGGTGGTGGAAGGAAGGGTGGGAGTGTGGATCCTGGCTCCCAGAGAAGCCACTGAGGCTGGGGCAACTTATCCACATCCCTAGTCCTGCCAGATTGGCAGAGGTGATTACCTAATTGAGGATTAAGGATTAATTGAGATCTGCCAGGAGAGTGGTGCTGAGGCCACTGCAGCCAGCTCCAGCACCTCGGCATCTAGTCTCCAGAATGCGCAGCGCACATCCCCAGGCCGCCTGCCTGCTTTGTCCCAGGGCCATCTTGTTGGCAGGCGCCATGTGAGGACCAGGCACAGGCACTGGGCACTCTCACCCCTTCGTGATGAGGAAGGTCAGGGGTCGTTCACTCCCAGCAGGCAGGAGCTGCAGATGAGGCTTGCGGCATAGCTAGAAGAGGCCAAGATCTGGCCTGGGCCGGTCCTGACTCCGAGGCACCCTCCCTAGTTGGCACTGTAGTTTCAGAGTCCCTGGGCCTGGGTGCAAGTCCCACCACCCTTCATCCTGATTGTGTGTGGCTTTATGCCACTCCCGTGTTCTCCTGGAACCTCTGTGCAGGCAAAGGCCCTGGATTAACCTGGGGGTAATGGAAAGTCATGGCGAGGTCCTGAACAGGGGTGTGACAAAATGCAAGTGGCATTTTAGGAAGAATAGCCTAGCCGCATGTGGGGATAGAGGGCAGTGAGGCCACGTAGTCTCTAGCAGGTCACTTTGACTTGGTGCTAttgtttatgttattattatttttagttaaaaaagtgttttttagagacagggttttgttctgttgcccaggttagagtgcagtggtgcaatcatatagttcactgcagccttgacctcctggattcccgtgatcctcccacctcagcctcccaagtagctgggactacaggtatgcaccaccacacctggctaatttttgctttatttttgtagagatagggtctcgctatgttgcccaggctggtctcaaattcctggcctcaaagtgctggggttgcatgcatgagccactgcacccggcccacgtGCTGTGGCTCTGATGTTcatgtcccctccaaaatgcaTGTTGAAACTCAATCCCCAGTGCAGCAACGGTAAGGGGTGGGCCTTTAGAAGACGAtcaggccatgagggctctgcccttatggatgggattagtgccttataaaagggctggGGGTGGCGGTGGGGCGGGGGGAGTAGCCAGGCCCTCATGTGCTTCCTGCCTTTCTGCTATGTGAGGCACCCTCTGGAGGAAGCAgctcaaggcaccatcttggaagcagagacctgGCCCTCTCCAGACACCCAACTGCCTGCACCTTGaccctggacttcccagcctccataactgcgAGCAATAAATTCATGCTGTTTATAAAAtaccagtctaaggtattttgttatagcagcaggaaagGATGAGGGCACTCAGCCTGTCAATTTCTTCAGTCTGGAAAATGGGGCCCTGAAGACTGGGATATGCTTTGAGTGTCCGGGGTCCTCCAGGAGGAAGATGCTGAGATGGAGTTAGGGAGggtggaaggtaaagggggaGGAAGCAGGACTGGGCAGGCGAGCCTCTGACTCCACGCAGATCTGTCTGTCTTGGCTGCCCCAAAGGGGAGCTCAGAGCAAAGACTGCTCATTAGAGGAGCCTTGCATTAGGCAGAAATGTCCAGGTCCTGGTTCCCCATGCTGTGCTCAGTTAGTGGCTGGGGGCTCCCTGGATGAGTGAGGTGTCAGCCCAAAAGCTGAGGTGTCTCCTGAAGGGGCCAGTGGCTGAGCCCTTCTGCTAACTCATGCACTTCTCTAAGTTGAACTGCATGTACTTGAAGTGAGCTCTGAGCAGTGTGCCTCCAAGGCTACTGCAGGAAAAGTGAGACCAAGCTTGGGAAAGGTCTTCTTGTAGTACTTGCTCCACGCTCGAATGTAATCATGCAGGTAGCAGGAGCTGTTCTCAGGATACACGGCAGGAACTGTGGAGGCCAACACACGCCTGAGCTTGGGACAAGAAAGCTTTGTTTACTCGCTAGGGATGTTTCCTGACACTTGCTCTGGGCTGGGTCCAGGATCCAGAGAGGAATAAGAGAGGGTCCCCATCTCCCTGGAGCTCACAATGGAAGGGGCTTGTGATCCAAGGGGACAGCCCCAGTACTTGGTTTTGGGGGCCAAATACTGGAGCCTCCAGGATAAGCAAGTGAGAGGCAAAAGCCATCTCCCCAGGCTTGGAGATATTTTATtgtcagagagacagagacaaggcCAGGCGGCTTTATTGGAGAAGCGGTGGTGGGGGTGAAGGCAGGCAAGGGCACTGCACACAGGTGGgatggggaggaaaggagggtCCCCGCTGGAGGCGATGGGCTTCAAGGAACATGCTGGTGGGCAGAGGCTGTGGTCCTTGAGTCCTTTATGCTGCCTCCAGCTTCTGTACAGGCTCACCGAGACATCATTCGCACAAACTCTGCCAGGACGAAGCCAAGGTTTTGGGTCTGTTCTCTGGACTGCGCTAGGAGTGAGGATCATCTGCAGGCCTTGGGGCGGGTGGGAGTGTGGTTGAGGGGAGGGTCTTCAAGGGCATCCTCTGGATCTGATAGGGAATAGGCCTCAGAGCCGGGAAGAGGAGGCTTTGTCTTatgggggaaaaacaaacaaacccttgtAATGgaacttgttttcctttttgctttgacAGCTAGGAAGCTCAGGAGCAACTTTGAGGCCTACTTATGGGAATACATTTCCACATAGTAATTTTCCTTGGCTTCTattattatttaatcattttacgCCTTTATGGGAATGCAGCATAGAGGAAGAGCTGGGTTCTGGATCAGGCTGCCCAGATTCAAATCTTGACTCCATCTACTTGCTTTTTTGCTAAGTGCCTAGGCTTTCCTGAGAATGGACTTTCTTCTCTTGCCTATGGGGATAACAATTCCTTCCTCTCGGATTCTCCATGGTAATTAACTAGGAGAGGACATGGGAGTGCGTGGCACAGGGTCTGGTGCCCAGTGGTGACTCTTGCTGTGCGGTTTCTTATCTGCTAGGACCCTTCCAGGGCGTGAGTTGCTACGTGCGGCAGGGGGTACCTTCGAAGTCGACCAGACCGTCCCCATTGAGGTCCACGTCCTGGAGGATCTCGTCCACCTCCCGCTGGCTGAGGCGCTCCCCCAGCAGGGCCTTGAGGGCCGCCCGGAGCTCGCCCACGCTGATGCGGCCGTCCCCATTGGTGTCGAACTGTGGCGGCGTTGGTTGTGGCGTCTGGTCACTGACAGTCATTCACACGCGCAGCCCCTCACTCACGGCAGACACGCAGCCCCGCCCGCCCTCAGCCCCAGTGGCCGCACCTCCCGGAAGGCGTCCCGTAGCTCCCGGACACCGATCATGTCTGCTGTCTCTGCCAGCAGCTTGGGGCCCATCAGCTCCACGAAGTCTTCAAAGTCCACCTTTCCGCCACCTGGGGGTCCCGTCCATTACAGACCCAGGGCATCAGAgacccctgcccctccctggccctccctcctctgccctctgccttccCTTCGTGAATGGATCCTTTCCTCCCTCTGCGCCAGAAGCCTGGGTCATCTGTATTTCCCAATGGGAATCGCCCTCCAAACAAGGCACAGATTTGGCCAAAAGTGAAAGGAAAACCACTCCCAAAACttcttgggccaggcacggtggttcacgcctgtaatgccagcactttgggaggctgaggcgggtggatcacctgaggtcaggagttcgagaccagcctgactaacatggtgaaaccccgtctccactaaaaatacaaaaattagctgggcatggtggcaggtgcctgtaatcccagctactcaggaggctgaggcaggagaattgcttgaacccaggaggcggatgttgcagtgagccgagatagcgccattgtcactcctgggtgacagaaaaagaccccatctaaaaaaaaacaaaaaacaaaaaacaaaaaacaaacaaacaaaaaaaaccaaaaaacttcttGGAACTTTCCTTAATTTTCCTGAACACTTCGGttgggttcaagtcctggctccaaggaacttgctgtgtgaccttagacaagtcacttaaccattCAGTTGCCTCATTTGCAGAATGAGGATCACAGTCCTTGCTGTGCCCACCTCCTAGAAGCTGGTGAGATTCTCCAGAGGCAGAGAGCTTGCCTTGAGAATGACCAAGGTCATGGGCTCTGGGGACAGCCTGTGCAGTCACCTGTATACCTGGACTGCTTGGCTTCATGGGCCCAGCGGGGGCATCTGGAGGACTGGGGATGGGGACGGGTCCGAGGCACATACTGATTTGTTGTGAGATCTCGATGAGCTCCATCTCGGTGGGCATGTAGCCCAGGGTCCGCATGCAGGCACCCAGCTCCCGGCAGCCAATGTAGCCGTCCCGGTCTCGGTCAAACTCCTGGAAGGCGACCTGCAGCTCTGCCAGGCAGGGTGGGGTCAGTCCTTCCCCCACATCCCCCTGATCCTGGCCTGGACCCGCCTACCCTTCTCCCTTGGTCCAATCATCCCTCCTTCTGAACATCAGATTCTCTTTGCTGCCTCGGGGCCTTTGCACGTGCTGTTCCTGTTATTTgttctttcagcaaatatttgaggagcatctactatgtgccaagctctgctctaggcactggggatacagcagtgaaatttttcaaaaaggaagaaagaaagaaagtgggggAAACAAATTCTGACCTCTTGGAGATTTCCTcactcttccccttcctctttggTCCTATGTCACCTACTAAAGGAAGCCATCCCTCTACATGTGGCCTCCCCCGGCCCATTTGTCCCTTTCCTGGAGAGCACATGCACCATTTGTACTTGCAGCTGACTAATTGACGTT
Coding sequences within it:
- the CABP2 gene encoding calcium-binding protein 2 isoform X1 is translated as MVQGPWGTVPSGPGAGALRTPCSGSAPHQGAPAPAPAPAPRSRGTPGQASRATRCSTAWWGLPASSCGPALPPPNSYDRELRPEEIEELQVAFQEFDRDRDGYIGCRELGACMRTLGYMPTEMELIEISQQISGGKVDFEDFVELMGPKLLAETADMIGVRELRDAFREFDTNGDGRISVGELRAALKALLGERLSQREVDEILQDVDLNGDGLVDFEEFVRMMSR
- the CABP2 gene encoding calcium-binding protein 2 isoform X2, with amino-acid sequence MGNCAKRPWRRGPKDPLQWLGSPPRGSCPSPSSSPKEQGDPGPGIQGYSVLNSLVGPACIFLRPSIAATQLDRELRPEEIEELQVAFQEFDRDRDGYIGCRELGACMRTLGYMPTEMELIEISQQISGGKVDFEDFVELMGPKLLAETADMIGVRELRDAFREFDTNGDGRISVGELRAALKALLGERLSQREVDEILQDVDLNGDGLVDFEEFVRMMSR